One stretch of Mangifera indica cultivar Alphonso chromosome 9, CATAS_Mindica_2.1, whole genome shotgun sequence DNA includes these proteins:
- the LOC123225687 gene encoding uncharacterized protein LOC123225687, whose translation MYGSTSFNRVANDYFMHTSQKAVPGMRTVSWPMEVDEQVAHDPSEEMAKKEKSPTKFAENAVHAIPFVLLLCYFVLWLLSNPNSTVAAKIEGLTMEGDMDTDHSVDGTQTSILPVELGDMDKPATKFPKKALRGNIYRTSFK comes from the exons ATGTACGGATCAACAAGCTTTAACCGAGTTGCCAATGACTACTTCATGCACACATCACAGAAGGCGGTGCCGGGAATGAGAACGGTGTCGTGGCCGATGGAAGTTGATGAACAGGTGGCGCATGATCCCTCTGAGGAGATGGCGAAAAAGGAGAAGTCACCCACCAAGTTTGCTGAGAATGCAGTACACGCTATCCCATTTGTCTTACTTCTCTGTTATTTTGTTCTATGGTTGCTTTCTAATCCAA ATTCGACTGTGGCGGCAAAAATTGAAGGACTGACGATGGAAGGAGACATGGATACAGATCATAGTGTGGACGGTACTCAAACCAGCATATTACCTGTGGAGTTAGGGGACATGGACAAACCAGCAACCAAATTTCCAAAGAAAGCTTTGAGAGGAAATATATATAGAACATCTTTCAAGTGA